The window GGGCGACAACCGCACGGCGGGCGGCTCCGAGGACTCGCGGCTCTTCGGGCCGGTGCCGCTGCGGGATATCGCGGGGCGGGCGGCGGCAGTCGTCTGGCCCATCATGCGGAAGGCGAACGCCCGCTACGACTGCTCCTCGGGTCGGGTGGCGGACTTCAGCGGCCCCAACGTGCTGAACTGGCGCGTGCTGGAGCGGCCCGAGGCCTTCGCCGAACTCAAGACGGCCCTGGCAAAAGAAGGCGTGCTGAACCCGCAGAAGTAAGCGCAGGGCAGAAGGGGCATCGGCAGCGTGAACTCATGCCGATGCCCCTCCGCTCGTGTAGTGGAGCCCGGGCAAGAAGAGCGCCGTCACGCTGAGGGAAACGAAGCATCTCTCCTCGCGGGACCCTCCGCTCGCGCTCAGGGTCACCCATCCTCCGTTGTGCCCCTCCCCCAGGGGCTCAGGCCTCCTCCCGGTCCTCTTCCTCACCGCCCAGGACCGAGATGTCCGTCTCCTCCCAGACGATGCGGTACTCCCCCTCGCGGGCGATGAAGTCGGCGGCCATCCGCAGGGTCTCCTCCACCCAGCCGTAGTCGTTGCTGAGGGTGGCGACGCCGATGATCTCCCAGTCGTGGGCATCGAGGCCGTCGAGCCGCGCCACCGTCAGGGGATAGCGGGCCTTGAGGCGCTCGACGACGGGGCGCACCAGGGCGCGTTTCTCCTTGAGGTTGGTCACCCACGGCATCTCGACCCGGACGGTCAGGACGCCGACGTACCCCAGGGCCACTAGAGCATGCCCGCCAGGAATCCCTGCGAGCGCACGGCCCGCACGAGGTCCATGACGGTGTGCTGGCTGGGGTCGTAGTGAACTTCGATCTGGCCCTCGTCGGGGGTGGCCTGCGAGACGCCGGGCAGGGTCCGCAGGTGGGCGGCGACGCGCTCCCCGGCGTCACGGGTCATGCCGCGCACGCCGAGCAGCACGCGGGTGGGTCTACTCGTCATGGCGGCCATTATGCGCGTCCTTGGGTCCCGGCGCGTGAACTTTCCGCCAGGGTGTCGCCGGGCGCTGTCCTCGCACGGGTTCCGAGGTGACACACGGCGTACCGGCCGGTGACGCGGGCCTCCTCCGCCCGGGCCGCCGTTTCCAGGGCCGGAGTGAGGGGAAAATGCACCTCGTACACGGCGCTGTCGTAGGCGCTCTTGACCGCCGCGTGGAGCAGGCCCGCCGCCGTGCCCTCCGGGGCCCCCGGCGAAAGGATCACCGCCCGGACGAGGACGATGGGCCGGTCCCCCTGCCACACGTGCTGGGCGAGGATCATCCCCTGCAAGGTTCCCGAGTCGTCCTGAGCCGCGAAGGAATGCTCGCTGCGCTCGTAGAACTTCAGGGCGGGGAGGCTGGTGCTCAGCCGCCCCTCGCGCTCGCGGTCCGGCAGGCTGTCGAAGGCGGGGTCCGCGTGGCGCTGCGCGGCGAGGTCGAGGGCCGCCAGGGCCTCGTAGTCGGGTTCGGCGAAGGTGCGGTAGCGCATGGGGGCAGCCTAGCGCCCGGGGTGGAGGTGACGTTCGATCTCCGCCCGGTTCGGCATGGCGTCCTGGGCGCCCGGGCGGGTGCAGGCGAGGGCGGCGGCGACCCCGGCGGCGTGCAGGGCCTCGGGAAGGGCCTGACCGGAGGCGAGCCAGGCGGCCAGGACGCCGCAGAAGGTGTCGCCCGCGCCCGTGGTGTCCACCGGAGTGACGGGATAGGCGGGCAGGCGGTGGGTGTCCTTCCCCGTCACGGTCAGGCTGCCCCGCGAGCCGAGGGTGACGGTGACCGTCTGGGGCCCACGGGTGAGGAGGGTACGGGCCTGTGCCTCCACCTCCTGCCCACCCGTCGAGCCGACGAACACGGCGAGTTCATGCTCGTTCACGATGAGGTGGTGCGTCCGGGCGAGCAGTTCGGGATCGGGCTCACGGGCGGGCGCCGCGTTGTGCAGCACGGTGAGCCCCGCGTCGTGGGCACGGCGGGCCGCCTCGCGGGTGACCTCGGGCGGGAGTTCGTTCTGGAGGAGCAGGTGCGTGAAGGCGCTCAGGTCGGCGGGCAGATGCTCGGGCATCACGCGGGCGTTCGCCCCGCTGGCGACCGTGATCGCGTTCTCGCCGTCCGGGGAGACGGTGATGAGCGCGAGGCCGGTGGGGGCGTCGAGGTCACGTAAGAGGGGGAGCTTCACCCCGGCGCGGGTCAGACCGGACAGCGCCACCTCCCGAAAGGAATCCTGCCCCACAGCCCCGCAGAAGGTCACCCCCACCCCGGCGAGGGCGGCGGCGACGGCCTGATTGGCCCCCTTGCCCCCCGGGGACACGCGGGCATCCTCGCCCAGCACCGTCTCGCCCGGGGCGGGAATACGGGAGGCGCGC is drawn from Deinococcus aerius and contains these coding sequences:
- a CDS encoding DUF503 domain-containing protein: MALGYVGVLTVRVEMPWVTNLKEKRALVRPVVERLKARYPLTVARLDGLDAHDWEIIGVATLSNDYGWVEETLRMAADFIAREGEYRIVWEETDISVLGGEEEDREEA
- a CDS encoding heavy-metal-associated domain-containing protein, giving the protein MAAMTSRPTRVLLGVRGMTRDAGERVAAHLRTLPGVSQATPDEGQIEVHYDPSQHTVMDLVRAVRSQGFLAGML
- a CDS encoding DUF1999 domain-containing protein, with the protein product MRYRTFAEPDYEALAALDLAAQRHADPAFDSLPDREREGRLSTSLPALKFYERSEHSFAAQDDSGTLQGMILAQHVWQGDRPIVLVRAVILSPGAPEGTAAGLLHAAVKSAYDSAVYEVHFPLTPALETAARAEEARVTGRYAVCHLGTRARTAPGDTLAESSRAGTQGRA
- a CDS encoding ribokinase yields the protein MTVLVVGSVNADVTVRASRIPAPGETVLGEDARVSPGGKGANQAVAAALAGVGVTFCGAVGQDSFREVALSGLTRAGVKLPLLRDLDAPTGLALITVSPDGENAITVASGANARVMPEHLPADLSAFTHLLLQNELPPEVTREAARRAHDAGLTVLHNAAPAREPDPELLARTHHLIVNEHELAVFVGSTGGQEVEAQARTLLTRGPQTVTVTLGSRGSLTVTGKDTHRLPAYPVTPVDTTGAGDTFCGVLAAWLASGQALPEALHAAGVAAALACTRPGAQDAMPNRAEIERHLHPGR